One genomic region from Leifsonia poae encodes:
- a CDS encoding FAD-dependent oxidoreductase, with amino-acid sequence MTTKTIAIVGAGLSGLVLARILQVHGIGSTIYELEASADARSQGGSLDIHDDSGQIALSEAGLLDEFLALTHPGGEAMRVIDKTGRVHIDEGDDGEGGRPEIDRADLRRLLVDSLEPATIQWGRKLVEAVPLGEGRHELRFADGSTARADLVVGADGAWSKVRPLVSPAKPAYTGITFVEFRLTDAPERHPREYATVGTGSLFAASDDKYIGGHGGDDIWLGVGDRLPENWIADSGIDWSDPVAVRAAVLERLSDWSPELQDLVRNSDDDIVPRAIYALPVGHSWAPVCGVTLAGDAAHVMSPFAGEGANLAMFDGATLALALLRHGDDLDAALAEYEPALFARGQESAEQSALGLDMIFSPNAPAELLDFFSGHAGPAGPAGPAGPAD; translated from the coding sequence ATGACAACGAAAACCATCGCCATCGTGGGGGCGGGCCTCAGCGGCCTCGTCCTCGCCCGCATCCTGCAGGTGCACGGCATCGGCTCCACCATCTACGAGCTCGAGGCTTCGGCCGACGCCCGCAGCCAGGGCGGCTCGCTCGACATCCATGACGATTCCGGGCAGATCGCGTTGAGCGAGGCCGGACTGCTCGACGAGTTCCTGGCGCTTACGCACCCGGGCGGCGAAGCGATGCGCGTGATCGACAAGACGGGCAGAGTGCACATCGACGAAGGTGACGACGGCGAGGGCGGCCGGCCCGAGATCGACCGCGCCGATCTGCGTCGTCTGCTCGTCGATTCGCTCGAGCCGGCCACGATCCAGTGGGGTCGCAAGCTCGTCGAGGCCGTGCCGCTCGGCGAGGGCCGCCACGAGCTGCGCTTCGCCGACGGGAGCACCGCCCGGGCCGATCTGGTCGTCGGAGCGGATGGCGCGTGGTCGAAGGTGCGCCCGCTGGTCTCGCCGGCCAAACCGGCCTACACCGGAATCACGTTCGTCGAGTTCCGGCTGACGGATGCGCCCGAACGGCACCCTCGCGAGTACGCGACCGTCGGTACCGGCTCGCTCTTCGCCGCCTCGGACGACAAGTACATCGGCGGCCACGGCGGCGACGACATCTGGCTCGGTGTCGGCGATCGACTCCCCGAGAACTGGATCGCCGACAGCGGCATCGACTGGAGCGACCCGGTGGCTGTGCGGGCCGCGGTGCTCGAACGGCTGTCGGACTGGAGCCCGGAGCTGCAAGACCTGGTGCGCAACAGCGACGACGACATCGTTCCGCGCGCCATCTACGCCCTGCCGGTCGGCCACTCCTGGGCGCCGGTCTGCGGGGTGACACTGGCGGGCGATGCGGCGCACGTGATGTCGCCGTTCGCAGGGGAGGGTGCGAATCTCGCCATGTTCGACGGCGCGACGCTGGCTCTCGCGCTCCTCCGCCACGGCGACGACCTGGATGCGGCGCTCGCCGAATATGAGCCGGCCCTCTTCGCGCGCGGTCAGGAGTCGGCCGAACAGTCGGCCCTCGGCCTGGACATGATCTTCAGCCCGAACGCCCCGGCCGAACTCCTCGACTTCTTCTCTGGCCACGCCGGTCCTGCCGGACCTGCCGGTCCTGCCGGACCTGCAGACTGA
- a CDS encoding TetR/AcrR family transcriptional regulator has product MLDAMVTASPATPPSRRERPAKPALSRQTIIDAATVILREEGAQKVTMRRVARALDTGHASLYVYVRDTEDLHAGILDAELAAIDTRASREGAGDWTDRLKDVLRQFTTVLFEHPEIARMAVTTRPNGPHYVALVETVLDLLVQGGASDRAAAWGVDVLLLYPVAIAAEHSAAYAEAGGEPRRPENVELDRQFAGVEAASHPQIARLAHELSSGVGPDRYEWALDVLIAGITTAGSRA; this is encoded by the coding sequence ATGCTCGACGCCATGGTCACCGCATCCCCAGCAACCCCGCCAAGCCGACGGGAGCGACCCGCCAAGCCGGCGCTCAGCCGTCAGACGATCATCGACGCGGCCACCGTGATCCTGCGCGAGGAAGGCGCTCAGAAAGTCACGATGCGGCGCGTCGCGCGCGCACTCGACACGGGGCACGCCTCCCTCTACGTCTACGTGCGCGACACCGAAGACCTGCACGCCGGCATCCTCGACGCCGAGCTGGCGGCGATCGACACCCGGGCTTCCCGCGAGGGCGCAGGTGATTGGACGGACCGGTTGAAAGACGTGCTCCGGCAGTTCACGACCGTGCTGTTCGAACATCCGGAGATCGCCAGGATGGCCGTGACCACGCGGCCGAACGGACCGCACTATGTCGCCCTCGTCGAGACGGTGCTCGACCTCCTCGTGCAGGGCGGGGCCTCCGACCGTGCCGCCGCGTGGGGTGTGGATGTGCTGCTGCTGTACCCGGTGGCGATCGCGGCCGAGCACTCGGCCGCCTACGCCGAGGCGGGGGGCGAGCCGCGCCGGCCGGAGAACGTCGAACTCGACCGGCAGTTCGCCGGGGTGGAGGCTGCGAGCCACCCCCAGATAGCCCGGCTGGCCCACGAACTGAGCTCCGGTGTCGGTCCCGACCGGTACGAGTGGGCGCTCGACGTGCTCATCGCCGGCATCACCACGGCAGGCAGTCGCGCCTGA